One stretch of Microbacterium faecale DNA includes these proteins:
- the argJ gene encoding bifunctional glutamate N-acetyltransferase/amino-acid acetyltransferase ArgJ — MSVTAAAGFTAAGVAAGLKSTGKPDVALIVNGGPQKVGAAVFTTNRAKANPIIWSQQVVADGVVEAIVLNSGGANCFTGSFGFETVHHTAEQVARSLGVGAGDVLVCSTGLIGTGDATFRSRVLDGATRAAAELSERGGDEAAHAIMTTDTVPKIATVSRDGWTVGGMAKGAGMLAPGLATMLVVITTDAEISADEANQYLRDATRVSFDRLDSDGAMSTNDQVTLLASGASGVRPDPASFGAALSEVCLSLAEQLMGDAEGASHDILIRVIGAANEDDAVTVGRSVARNSLFKTAIFGNDANWGRVLAAIGTTDAEFDPYDVDVTMNGVRVCTKGGPDRPREDVDLTPRRTDIEIDLRTGDAEATIMTNDLTHAYVHENSAYSS; from the coding sequence GTGAGCGTCACGGCAGCGGCCGGATTCACCGCGGCCGGCGTCGCAGCGGGACTCAAGAGCACCGGCAAACCCGACGTCGCACTCATCGTTAACGGCGGACCGCAGAAGGTCGGCGCAGCCGTCTTCACGACCAACCGCGCGAAGGCCAACCCGATCATCTGGTCGCAGCAGGTCGTCGCGGACGGCGTCGTCGAGGCGATCGTCCTGAACTCCGGCGGCGCCAACTGCTTCACCGGGTCGTTCGGATTCGAGACCGTGCACCACACGGCCGAGCAGGTCGCGCGCTCCCTCGGCGTCGGAGCGGGTGATGTCCTCGTCTGCTCGACCGGTCTGATCGGCACCGGCGATGCGACCTTCCGCAGCCGCGTCCTCGACGGCGCGACGCGCGCCGCAGCCGAGCTCTCCGAGCGTGGTGGCGACGAGGCAGCGCACGCGATCATGACGACGGACACCGTGCCGAAGATCGCGACCGTGTCGCGGGACGGCTGGACCGTCGGCGGCATGGCGAAGGGCGCGGGAATGCTGGCGCCCGGCCTCGCGACGATGCTCGTCGTCATCACGACCGACGCCGAGATCTCGGCTGACGAGGCGAACCAGTATCTCCGTGACGCGACGCGGGTCAGCTTCGATCGCCTCGACTCCGACGGCGCGATGTCGACGAACGACCAGGTCACGCTGCTGGCGAGCGGCGCGAGCGGCGTACGCCCGGACCCGGCCTCGTTTGGTGCCGCGCTGAGCGAAGTGTGTCTCTCGCTCGCAGAGCAGCTGATGGGCGATGCCGAGGGCGCAAGCCACGACATCCTGATCCGCGTCATCGGCGCGGCGAACGAGGACGACGCCGTCACGGTCGGCCGCTCGGTCGCGCGCAACAGTCTCTTCAAGACGGCCATCTTCGGCAACGACGCTAACTGGGGGCGGGTGCTCGCGGCGATCGGCACGACGGATGCGGAGTTCGACCCGTACGACGTCGATGTCACGATGAACGGCGTGCGCGTGTGCACGAAGGGCGGCCCGGACCGGCCGCGCGAAGACGTGGACCTGACGCCGCGCCGTACCGACATCGAGATCGATCTGCGCACGGGCGACGCTGAAGCGACGATCATGACCAACGACCTGACGCACGCCTACGTCCACGAGAACAGCGCCTATTCCTCATGA
- the argC gene encoding N-acetyl-gamma-glutamyl-phosphate reductase translates to MTYSVAVSGASGYAGGEILRLLARHPDVEIRTVTAHSSAGDALVDHQPHLRSLRHLTLQPTTPEVLAGHDIVFLALPHGQSGQYTDALGGASLIIDAGADHRLTSEDDWNAFYGGLFHEPWTYGVPELLVDGSKQRERLASATRIAAPGCNASTVSLSMAPGVAAGVVDATDIVTVLAVGPSGAGKAVKPHLLGAELMGSATPYAVGGTHRHIPEIQQALRAAGASDPRVSFTPVLVPMARGILATTSAPMAEGVTDAEVRDAWETAYANEPFVQLLPEGRFPRTVDVTGANTALMGLAIDRSANRVVVVTAVDNLAKGTAGAAIQSMNIALGLDEATALPVDGVAP, encoded by the coding sequence ATGACGTATTCGGTCGCCGTGTCCGGCGCCTCCGGCTATGCGGGCGGCGAGATCCTCCGCTTGCTCGCGCGCCACCCTGATGTCGAGATCCGCACGGTCACGGCACATTCGAGCGCGGGCGATGCGCTCGTCGATCACCAGCCACACCTGCGTTCGCTGCGGCACCTCACCCTGCAGCCCACGACACCCGAGGTGCTCGCGGGCCACGACATCGTGTTCCTCGCGCTGCCGCATGGGCAGTCGGGCCAGTACACGGATGCGCTCGGCGGCGCCTCGCTGATCATCGACGCGGGCGCCGACCACCGGCTCACCTCGGAAGACGACTGGAACGCGTTCTACGGCGGATTGTTCCATGAGCCGTGGACGTACGGCGTGCCCGAGCTGCTCGTCGACGGGAGCAAGCAGCGCGAGCGCCTCGCCAGCGCGACGCGCATCGCGGCGCCGGGGTGCAACGCCTCTACGGTGTCGCTGAGCATGGCGCCCGGCGTCGCCGCGGGCGTCGTCGATGCGACCGATATCGTCACCGTGCTGGCGGTCGGCCCGTCCGGCGCGGGCAAAGCGGTCAAGCCGCACCTTCTCGGCGCCGAGCTGATGGGATCCGCGACACCGTATGCGGTCGGCGGAACGCACCGTCACATCCCTGAGATCCAGCAGGCCCTGCGCGCGGCGGGTGCTTCCGACCCGCGCGTGTCGTTCACGCCGGTGCTCGTGCCGATGGCGCGCGGGATTCTCGCGACGACTTCCGCGCCGATGGCGGAGGGTGTGACCGACGCCGAGGTGCGCGACGCGTGGGAGACCGCGTACGCGAACGAGCCGTTCGTGCAGCTTCTGCCCGAAGGACGCTTTCCGCGCACCGTCGATGTGACGGGCGCGAACACGGCACTGATGGGCCTCGCGATCGACCGTTCGGCGAACCGCGTGGTCGTCGTGACCGCCGTCGATAACCTCGCGAAGGGCACGGCGGGAGCCGCCATCCAGTCGATGAACATCGCGCTGGGCCTGGACGAGGCGACGGCCCTCCCCGTGGACGGGGTCGCCCCGTGA
- a CDS encoding putative transporter small subunit has product MTIALTLYVLVWPVIVAGTLAVLIRAFVKDARTARERGKQII; this is encoded by the coding sequence ATGACCATCGCGCTCACCCTGTACGTGCTCGTGTGGCCGGTCATCGTGGCCGGCACCCTCGCCGTGCTCATCCGAGCGTTCGTGAAGGACGCCCGGACCGCGCGTGAGCGAGGGAAGCAGATCATCTGA
- a CDS encoding acetylornithine transaminase: protein MSHDWKDAAGRDLMSLGGRLANLERGRGSHVWDVDGTRYLDFLGGIAVNCLGHAHPVFVDAVTQQAGRLVHVSNFFASPQQLELAARLKRLAGTGEDGRVFLANSGTEANETAIKLARLHGNATGAETILCLNGAFHGRSMGALAITPKAAYQDPFAPMMSGTKAIDPTIEALEEAFAAGGVAALFAEPIQGEAGVVPLPDGYLARARALADEHDALLILDEVQTGSGRTGDWFAFQTEGITPDAVTFAKSIAAGFPLGGMITFGRASELFFPGTHNSTFGGNPLASAVANAVLDHIERERILDNVTARGSELRAGVADLPLVRSTRGRGLLIGIELTEPVAADVAGEAFARGLIVNAPAPDVIRLAPAYTLGDEEVREFFDLFGQALAAVADRTPTSTEP from the coding sequence ATGAGTCACGACTGGAAGGATGCGGCGGGGCGCGACCTGATGAGCCTCGGTGGGCGACTGGCGAACCTCGAGCGCGGCCGCGGATCGCACGTCTGGGATGTCGACGGCACGCGCTACCTCGATTTCCTCGGCGGCATCGCCGTCAACTGCCTCGGCCACGCACACCCGGTCTTCGTCGACGCCGTCACGCAGCAGGCCGGCCGCCTCGTGCACGTATCGAATTTCTTCGCCTCGCCGCAGCAGCTGGAGCTCGCCGCGCGCCTGAAACGTCTCGCCGGGACGGGCGAGGATGGACGTGTCTTCCTCGCGAATTCGGGCACGGAAGCGAACGAGACGGCGATCAAGCTCGCGCGTCTGCATGGCAACGCCACGGGCGCCGAGACCATCCTGTGCCTCAACGGCGCGTTTCATGGTCGGTCCATGGGCGCGCTCGCGATCACGCCGAAGGCCGCCTACCAGGATCCGTTCGCCCCGATGATGTCGGGAACGAAGGCGATCGACCCGACGATCGAGGCGCTCGAAGAGGCGTTCGCCGCGGGCGGCGTCGCTGCGCTGTTCGCCGAGCCGATCCAGGGCGAGGCGGGCGTCGTCCCGCTGCCGGACGGTTACCTCGCTCGGGCGCGCGCGCTCGCGGACGAGCACGACGCGCTGCTGATCCTCGACGAGGTACAGACCGGATCCGGGCGCACCGGCGATTGGTTCGCCTTCCAGACGGAGGGCATCACGCCCGACGCGGTGACCTTCGCGAAGTCGATCGCCGCGGGCTTCCCCCTCGGCGGAATGATCACCTTCGGGAGGGCGAGCGAGCTGTTCTTCCCGGGAACGCACAACAGCACGTTCGGCGGCAACCCGCTCGCGAGCGCGGTGGCGAACGCCGTGCTGGATCACATCGAGCGCGAGCGGATCCTCGACAACGTCACCGCCCGCGGATCCGAGCTGCGTGCGGGCGTCGCCGACCTCCCACTCGTCCGCTCGACGCGCGGGCGCGGCCTCCTCATCGGCATCGAACTCACCGAGCCGGTGGCGGCTGACGTCGCCGGCGAGGCGTTCGCGCGCGGCCTGATCGTCAATGCTCCCGCGCCCGACGTGATCCGTCTCGCACCCGCGTACACGCTCGGCGACGAAGAGGTCCGCGAGTTCTTCGACCTCTTCGGCCAGGCGCTCGCCGCCGTCGCCGACCGCACCCCGACCTCGACGGAGCCGTAA
- the tyrS gene encoding tyrosine--tRNA ligase, translating into MTTPAISVAPQRLDDSFDTLWDELRWRGLVHVSTDEDALRELLDGDPIAYYCGFDPTAPSLHLGHLVQLLTMRRIQLAGHRPLGLVGGSTGLIGDPRPTAERTLNTRETVAEWVDQLRGQVEQYLSFEGENAARMVNNLDWTAPLSAIDFLREIGKHFRVGTMIKKDAVSARLNSDAGISYTEFSYQILQGLDFLELYRQYGCVLQTGGSDQWGNLTSGTDLIHRVEGVSAHAFGTPLITNSDGTKFGKSEGNAIWIDAEMTSPYAFYQFWLGTADADVVDRLKVFTFLTREEIAEYERLVADEPFRRAAQKRLAVEVVTAVHGEEATAKAIAASEALFGKGDLASLDASTLAAALTELPHATVADGTSVIDALVATELVASVSEARRAIAQGGVSVDGERVGSDDARLPASLPGNVSVLRRGKKALAGVFIA; encoded by the coding sequence ATGACGACCCCCGCGATCTCCGTCGCGCCACAGCGGCTCGACGACAGCTTCGACACACTCTGGGATGAGCTCCGCTGGCGCGGGCTCGTCCACGTCTCGACGGACGAGGACGCCCTCCGCGAGCTGCTCGACGGGGATCCGATCGCCTATTACTGCGGGTTCGACCCGACGGCTCCGAGCCTGCACCTCGGCCATCTCGTGCAGCTGCTGACGATGCGCCGGATCCAGTTGGCCGGTCACCGTCCGCTCGGCCTCGTCGGCGGATCCACCGGCCTCATCGGAGATCCGCGTCCGACGGCGGAACGCACGCTCAACACGCGCGAGACCGTCGCGGAGTGGGTCGACCAGCTCCGCGGTCAGGTCGAGCAGTACCTCAGCTTCGAGGGGGAAAACGCCGCGCGCATGGTCAACAACCTCGACTGGACGGCACCGCTGTCGGCGATCGATTTTCTGCGGGAGATCGGCAAGCACTTCCGTGTCGGCACGATGATCAAGAAGGACGCGGTGAGCGCGCGCCTCAACTCCGATGCGGGCATCAGTTACACGGAGTTCAGCTACCAGATCCTGCAGGGGCTCGACTTCCTCGAGCTGTACCGGCAGTACGGCTGCGTGCTGCAGACGGGCGGGTCCGATCAGTGGGGCAATCTCACGAGCGGCACCGACCTGATCCACCGCGTCGAGGGCGTCTCCGCCCACGCGTTCGGGACCCCGCTCATCACGAACAGCGACGGCACCAAGTTCGGCAAGAGCGAGGGCAACGCAATCTGGATCGACGCGGAGATGACGAGCCCATACGCGTTCTACCAGTTCTGGCTCGGGACGGCCGATGCCGACGTCGTCGATCGCCTGAAGGTGTTCACGTTCCTGACGCGCGAAGAGATCGCCGAGTACGAACGGCTGGTGGCGGATGAGCCCTTCCGTCGTGCGGCGCAGAAGCGGCTGGCTGTCGAGGTCGTGACGGCGGTGCACGGTGAAGAGGCGACGGCGAAGGCGATCGCGGCGTCCGAGGCGCTGTTCGGCAAGGGGGATCTCGCATCGCTTGATGCGAGCACCCTCGCGGCTGCGTTGACGGAACTTCCCCACGCGACGGTCGCAGACGGAACGTCGGTGATCGATGCGCTCGTCGCGACGGAACTCGTCGCGAGCGTTTCTGAAGCGCGGCGCGCGATCGCGCAGGGGGGCGTCTCCGTCGACGGCGAACGCGTGGGCTCCGACGATGCACGGCTCCCGGCGTCGCTTCCCGGCAACGTGTCGGTTCTGCGGCGAGGAAAGAAAGCTCTCGCAGGAGTGTTCATCGCCTGA
- the argH gene encoding argininosuccinate lyase, producing the protein MTEDPTTPHGTNEGALWGGRFASGPSAALEALSRSTHFDWRLALYDIRGSHAHATALEAAGYLSADDAAAMHAGLDRLAEKVRSGELSPRPGDEDVHGALEQMLLDEVGSELGGRLRAGRSRNDQIATFVRMYLLDHASVIAREVLQLVDALVAQAEANAAAILPGRTHLQHAQPVLLAHHLQAHAWPLVRDLERLRDWRVRAGVSPYGGGALAGSTLGLDPALVAQELGLDRPAENSMDATAARDVVAEFAFIAAQIGIDISRLAEEIIVWNTREFDFVTLDDGYSTGSSIMPQKKNPDIAELARGKAGRLIGNLTGLLATLKALPLAYNRDLQEDKEPIFDSVDTLEVVLPAFTGMIQTLVFHTERMAAQAPEGFSLATDVAEWLVKQGVPFRDAHEISGSLVRACEERGIGLEDADDALLASVSDHLTPGVRSVLSIEGSVASRAGAGGTAPDRVAEQRAELIERAQQAFAAVERQ; encoded by the coding sequence GTGACTGAGGATCCGACGACGCCGCACGGAACGAACGAAGGCGCACTGTGGGGCGGGCGGTTCGCGTCCGGCCCGAGTGCGGCTCTGGAGGCGCTGAGCCGCTCGACGCACTTCGACTGGCGGCTCGCGCTCTACGACATCCGCGGATCGCACGCGCACGCGACTGCGCTCGAGGCCGCTGGCTACCTTTCCGCTGACGATGCCGCCGCCATGCACGCGGGTCTGGACCGGCTCGCGGAGAAGGTGCGATCGGGCGAGTTGTCCCCCCGTCCCGGGGATGAGGACGTTCACGGCGCGCTTGAGCAGATGCTGCTCGACGAGGTCGGATCCGAGCTGGGCGGCCGTCTCCGTGCGGGGCGCAGCCGGAACGACCAGATCGCGACGTTCGTGCGGATGTACCTCCTCGATCACGCGAGTGTCATCGCACGCGAGGTGCTCCAGCTCGTCGATGCGCTCGTCGCACAGGCGGAGGCGAACGCCGCCGCGATCCTGCCGGGTCGCACCCACCTCCAGCACGCGCAGCCCGTGCTGCTTGCGCACCACCTCCAGGCGCACGCGTGGCCGCTCGTGCGTGACCTCGAGCGCCTGCGCGACTGGCGCGTGCGCGCGGGTGTCTCGCCATACGGCGGGGGAGCGCTCGCGGGGTCCACGCTCGGACTCGACCCCGCGCTCGTCGCGCAGGAGCTCGGGCTCGACCGGCCCGCCGAGAACTCGATGGACGCCACCGCGGCACGCGACGTCGTCGCGGAATTCGCGTTCATCGCCGCTCAGATCGGCATCGACATCTCCCGACTGGCCGAGGAGATCATCGTCTGGAACACGCGGGAGTTCGACTTCGTCACGCTCGACGACGGCTACTCGACCGGCTCCAGCATCATGCCGCAGAAGAAGAACCCGGACATCGCGGAGCTCGCGCGCGGCAAAGCCGGGCGACTCATCGGCAACCTCACCGGGCTGCTCGCGACGCTCAAGGCGCTCCCGCTTGCGTACAACCGTGATCTGCAGGAGGACAAGGAGCCGATCTTCGACTCCGTCGACACCCTCGAGGTTGTCCTGCCCGCATTCACCGGGATGATCCAGACCCTCGTGTTCCACACCGAGCGCATGGCGGCGCAGGCACCCGAGGGATTCTCCCTCGCGACCGACGTCGCGGAGTGGCTCGTGAAGCAGGGCGTCCCGTTCCGGGACGCGCACGAGATCTCCGGATCCCTCGTTCGCGCGTGCGAGGAACGCGGCATCGGGCTCGAGGACGCTGACGACGCGCTGCTGGCGTCCGTCAGTGATCACCTGACGCCCGGCGTGCGCAGTGTGCTGTCGATCGAGGGATCCGTCGCGTCGCGCGCCGGAGCGGGCGGCACGGCACCCGATCGAGTGGCCGAGCAGCGCGCCGAGCTCATCGAACGCGCCCAGCAGGCGTTCGCGGCCGTCGAACGTCAGTAG
- the argB gene encoding acetylglutamate kinase produces the protein MTPIDLQQTSAEEAEFKASTLIESLPWLKQYRDEIVVVKYGGNAMISEELQDAFAEDIAYLRYVGIKPVVVHGGGPQISNMLDRLAIPSEFKGGYRVTSTEAISVVRMVLTGQINPQLVAKINSHGPFAVGLSGEDAALFGGRRRGVVIEGREESLGRVGNVERVDPKPVLDHLRADRIPVVAGVAPDLDNPGHTLNINADAAASALARALGAKKLVILTDVPGLYADWPNRDSLVSHLTSAELRTLLPKLEAGMIPKMQACLDAIEDGVQKASIIDGRVPHSVLVELFTSNGIGTEVTAA, from the coding sequence ATGACACCGATCGACCTGCAGCAGACGAGTGCGGAAGAGGCCGAGTTCAAGGCCTCGACGCTCATCGAATCGCTCCCGTGGCTGAAGCAGTACCGAGACGAGATCGTCGTCGTCAAGTACGGCGGCAACGCGATGATCTCCGAGGAGCTGCAGGACGCGTTCGCGGAAGACATCGCGTACCTGCGCTATGTCGGCATCAAGCCCGTGGTCGTGCACGGCGGCGGCCCGCAGATCTCGAACATGCTCGACCGGCTCGCGATCCCGAGCGAGTTCAAGGGCGGCTACCGCGTGACCTCGACCGAGGCCATCAGCGTCGTGCGCATGGTCCTGACGGGCCAGATCAACCCGCAGCTCGTCGCCAAGATCAACTCGCACGGCCCGTTCGCGGTGGGGCTGTCCGGCGAGGACGCAGCGCTGTTCGGCGGTCGACGCCGCGGCGTGGTGATCGAGGGGCGTGAGGAGAGCCTCGGGCGCGTCGGCAATGTGGAGCGCGTGGATCCGAAGCCCGTGCTCGACCACCTGCGCGCCGACCGGATCCCTGTCGTCGCCGGAGTCGCGCCAGATCTCGACAACCCCGGACACACGCTCAACATCAACGCGGATGCGGCCGCTTCGGCCCTCGCGCGCGCGCTCGGCGCGAAGAAGCTCGTCATCCTCACGGATGTGCCCGGCCTCTACGCCGACTGGCCGAATCGCGATTCGCTCGTCTCGCACCTGACGTCCGCCGAGCTGCGCACGCTGCTCCCGAAGCTCGAGGCGGGCATGATCCCGAAGATGCAGGCGTGCCTCGACGCGATCGAAGACGGCGTGCAGAAGGCGTCCATCATCGACGGCCGAGTGCCCCACTCGGTCCTTGTCGAACTCTTCACCAGCAACGGCATCGGAACGGAGGTCACGGCAGCATGA
- a CDS encoding heparan-alpha-glucosaminide N-acetyltransferase domain-containing protein, whose amino-acid sequence MLPRREPGIDLARGLAVLGMFAAHTLATPTALSWSDPSSWAAVVNGNSSILFATLAGVSLGLVTGGSAPRLGAPRARERARIAVRAAVIFALGIALWILPTPVYVILPAYAILFLLALPLIALRPAALLILAGVVAVAAPFLVRTINASPFWSTDGGEVVSALIGWHYPFIAWIAFVAAGLAVSRIGFASPRRVAAMGLGGGIVSAVGFAVLGRVTHPAFTAVPHETGIGEMLGSGGLAIAAICACVLLCRTVVSWVVWPLRAVGSMPLTAYAAQLVAWGVWALMQPAPEMAMFDFRGVGVFWVLTIATIIGCSLWAVVIGRGPLEWAVRGITHAVVRGR is encoded by the coding sequence ATGCTTCCGAGGCGCGAACCCGGTATCGACCTCGCTCGGGGGCTGGCCGTGCTCGGCATGTTCGCCGCGCACACGCTCGCGACGCCGACGGCGCTGTCCTGGTCGGATCCGTCGAGCTGGGCGGCCGTCGTCAACGGCAACTCGTCGATCCTGTTCGCGACGCTCGCGGGCGTCTCGCTCGGCCTCGTCACAGGCGGATCCGCGCCCCGCCTCGGTGCGCCGCGCGCGCGGGAGCGTGCCCGGATCGCCGTGCGCGCCGCGGTGATCTTCGCTCTCGGTATCGCGCTCTGGATCCTGCCGACGCCCGTCTACGTGATCCTTCCCGCCTATGCGATCCTGTTTCTCCTGGCGCTGCCGCTGATCGCGCTGCGGCCGGCCGCGCTGCTGATCCTCGCCGGCGTCGTCGCCGTCGCGGCGCCCTTCCTCGTGCGAACGATCAACGCGTCGCCCTTCTGGTCGACGGACGGCGGGGAGGTCGTCTCTGCGCTCATCGGATGGCACTACCCGTTCATCGCGTGGATCGCGTTCGTCGCAGCCGGTCTCGCGGTGTCGCGGATCGGGTTCGCCTCGCCCCGCCGCGTCGCCGCCATGGGGCTCGGCGGTGGCATCGTCTCGGCCGTCGGGTTCGCCGTCCTCGGCCGCGTGACGCATCCGGCATTCACCGCCGTGCCGCACGAGACGGGCATCGGGGAGATGCTGGGCTCCGGCGGCCTCGCGATCGCCGCGATCTGCGCGTGCGTGCTCCTGTGTCGCACCGTCGTGTCGTGGGTCGTCTGGCCGCTGCGCGCAGTCGGGTCCATGCCGTTGACCGCATACGCGGCGCAGCTTGTCGCCTGGGGCGTGTGGGCGCTGATGCAGCCCGCGCCGGAGATGGCGATGTTCGATTTCCGCGGAGTCGGGGTGTTCTGGGTGCTGACGATCGCGACGATCATCGGCTGCTCACTGTGGGCGGTCGTGATCGGCCGCGGGCCGCTTGAGTGGGCGGTGCGCGGAATCACGCACGCGGTCGTGCGGGGCCGGTAA
- the argF gene encoding ornithine carbamoyltransferase → MTRHFLRDDSITPAEQAEILDLAAELKKDRWAQKPLEGPQTVAVIFDKSSTRTRVSFAVGIADLGGSPLIITTASSQLGGKETPADTARVLERQVSAIVWRTYAQAGLEQMAEGTQVPVVNALSDDFHPCQLLADLLTIREHKGRTAGLTMSFYGDGGSNMAHSYVLAGVMAGMHVRVVSPEGYRPREDIVADAHRIAAETGGSLSLTGDVDEAAVGADVVVTDTWVSMGKEEEKAQRLLELGGYKVTSELMARAKDDAIFIHCLPADRGYEVDSAVIDGPQSVIWDEAENRLHAQKALLVWLLRQG, encoded by the coding sequence ATGACGCGCCATTTCCTACGCGACGACAGCATCACCCCGGCCGAGCAGGCCGAGATCCTCGACCTCGCCGCGGAGCTGAAGAAGGATCGTTGGGCGCAGAAGCCGCTCGAGGGTCCGCAGACGGTCGCGGTCATCTTCGATAAGTCCTCCACGCGGACGCGCGTCTCGTTCGCGGTCGGCATCGCCGATCTGGGCGGGTCGCCGCTGATCATCACGACGGCGTCGAGTCAGCTCGGCGGCAAGGAGACTCCGGCCGATACGGCGCGCGTGCTGGAGCGGCAGGTGTCGGCCATCGTGTGGCGCACGTACGCGCAGGCGGGGCTCGAGCAGATGGCCGAGGGGACGCAGGTCCCCGTCGTCAACGCGCTGAGCGACGACTTCCACCCCTGCCAGCTGCTGGCCGACCTGCTGACGATCCGTGAGCACAAGGGGCGCACCGCCGGCCTGACGATGAGTTTCTACGGCGACGGCGGCTCCAACATGGCGCACTCCTACGTGCTCGCCGGTGTCATGGCGGGGATGCATGTGCGCGTCGTGAGCCCCGAGGGGTACCGCCCGCGCGAAGACATCGTGGCCGACGCCCACCGGATCGCCGCGGAGACGGGCGGATCGCTGAGTCTCACGGGCGACGTCGACGAGGCAGCAGTCGGCGCGGACGTCGTGGTCACCGACACCTGGGTCTCGATGGGCAAGGAAGAGGAGAAGGCGCAGCGCTTGCTCGAGCTCGGCGGCTATAAGGTCACCTCCGAGCTCATGGCGCGGGCGAAGGACGATGCGATCTTCATCCACTGTCTGCCCGCGGATCGCGGCTACGAGGTCGATAGTGCGGTGATCGACGGACCGCAGAGCGTGATCTGGGACGAGGCAGAGAACCGCTTGCACGCCCAGAAAGCGCTGCTCGTCTGGCTGCTGCGCCAGGGGTAG